One genomic window of Vicugna pacos chromosome 18, VicPac4, whole genome shotgun sequence includes the following:
- the LOC102540473 gene encoding elongation factor 1-alpha 1, with protein MGKEKTHINIVVIGHVDSGKSTTTGHLIYKCGGIDKRTIEKFEKEAAEMGKGSFKYAWVLDKLKAERERGITIDISLWKFETSKYYVTIIDAPGHRDFIKNMITGTSQADCAVLIVAAGVGEFEAGISKNGQTREHALLAYTLGVKQLIVGVNKMDSTEPPYSQKRYEEIVKEVSTYIKKIGYNPDTVAFVPISGWNGDNMLEPSANMPWFKGWKVTRKDGNASGTTLLEALDCILPPTRPTDKPLRLPLQDVYKIGGIGTVPVGRVETGVLKPGMVVTFAPVNVTTEVKSVEMHHEALSEALPGDNVGFNVKNVSVKDVRRGNVAGDSKNDPPMEAAGFTAQVIILNHPGQISAGYAPVLDCHTAHIACKFAELKEKIDRRSGKKLEDGPKFLKSGDAAIVDMVPGKPMCVESFSDYPPLGRFAVRDMRQTVAVGVIKAVDKKAAGAGKVTKSAQKAQKAK; from the exons ATGGGAAAGGAGAAGACTCACATCAACATCGTGGTCATCGGACACGTAGATTCGGGCAAGTCTACCACCACCGGCCATTTGATCTACAAATGCGGTGGCATCGACAAGAGAACCATCGAAAAGTTCGAGAAGGAGGCTGCTGAG ATGGGAAAGGGCTCCTTCAAGTATGCCTGGGTCTTGGACAAGCTGAAGGCAGAACGTGAGCGTGGTATCACCATTGATATCTCCTTGTGGAAATTCGAGACTAGCAAGTACTACGTGACCATCATTGATGCCCCAGGACACAGAGACTTTATCAAAAACATGATTACAGGCACATCTCAG GCTGACTGTGCTGTCCTGATTGTGGCTGCTGGTGTTGGTGAATTTGAAGCAGGTATCTCCAAGAATGGGCAGACCCGTGAGCATGCCCTTCTGGCTTACACTCTGGGTGTGAAACAGCTAATTGTTGGCGTTAACAAGATGGATTCCACTGAGCCACCCTACAGCCAGAAGAGATATGAGGAAATTGTTAAGGAAGTCAGCACCTACATTAAGAAAATTGGCTACAACCCTGACACCGTAGcatttgtgccaatttctggctgGAATGGTGACAACATGCTGGAGCCAAGTGCTAAC ATGCCTTGGTTCAAGGGATGGAAAGTCACCCGTAAAGATGGCAATGCCAGTGGAACCACGCTGCTTGAGGCTCTGGATTGCATCCTGCCACCAACTCGGCCAACTGACAAGCCCTTGCGTCTGCCCCTCCAGGATGTCTACAAGATTGGTG GTATTGGTACTGTCCCTGTGGGTCGAGTGGAGACTGGTGTTCTCAAACCTGGCATGGTGGTCACCTTTGCTCCAGTCAATGTTACAACTGAAGTCAAGTCCGTTGAGATGCACCATGAAGCTTTGAGTGAAGCCCTGCCTGGGGACAACGTGGGCTTCAACGTCAAGAACGTGTCTGTCAAGGATGTTCGTCGCGGCAATGTGGCTGGTGACAGCAAAAATGATCCACCAATGGAAGCAGCTGGCTTCACAGCTCAG GTGATTATCTTGAACCATCCAGGCCAGATCAGTGCTGGATATGCACCTGTGCTGGATTGTCACACAGCTCACATTGCTTGCAAGTTTGCTGAACTGAAGGAGAAGATTGACCGTCGTTCTGGGAAAAAGCTGGAAGATGGCCCCAAGTTCTTGAAATCCGGTGATGCTGCCATTGTTGACATGGTTCCTGGCAAGCCCATGTGTGTTGAGAGCTTCTCTGACTATCCTCCTCTGG GCCGTTTTGCTGTCCGTGACATGAGACAGACGGTTGCTGTGGGTGTCATCAAGGCAGTGGACAAGAAGGCAGCAGGAGCTGGCAAGGTCACCAAGTCCGCCCAGAAAGCTCAGAAGGCTAAATGA